Proteins from one Natrinema salinisoli genomic window:
- a CDS encoding 1,4-dihydroxy-2-naphthoyl-CoA synthase — translation MVSELFDADRWEPVDPLDREFQDITYHRAVDSGTVRIAFDRPDVRNAFRPGTVDELYDALDHAKRQTDVGCILLTGNGPSSKDGGWAFCSGGDQTVRGEDGYQYEGDEESEAQRASDNASGQSPRTRTSEQGRLHILEVQRLIRHIPKVVVAVVPGWAVGGGHSLHVVCDLTLASEEHAKFLQTDPDVASYDAGFGSAYLAKQIGQKKAREVFFLGKTYDAEEAAEMGMVNEAVPHGELEETALEWGQRINSKSPTAMRMLKYAFNMTDDGMVGQQVFAGEATRLGYMTDEAAEGRDAFVEGRDPDFDDFPWHY, via the coding sequence ATGGTTTCGGAACTCTTCGATGCGGACCGGTGGGAGCCGGTCGACCCCCTCGATCGCGAGTTTCAGGACATCACCTACCACCGCGCGGTCGACTCCGGCACGGTTCGGATCGCGTTCGATCGACCGGACGTTCGCAACGCCTTCCGGCCGGGGACCGTCGACGAGCTGTACGACGCGCTGGATCACGCCAAGCGCCAGACCGACGTGGGTTGCATCCTGCTCACGGGGAACGGCCCGTCCTCGAAGGACGGCGGCTGGGCGTTCTGTTCCGGCGGCGACCAGACGGTTCGGGGCGAAGACGGGTATCAGTACGAAGGTGACGAGGAGAGCGAGGCGCAACGCGCCTCGGACAATGCGAGCGGACAAAGTCCGCGAACACGCACGTCCGAGCAGGGCCGACTGCACATTCTCGAGGTCCAGCGCCTGATCCGCCATATCCCGAAGGTGGTCGTCGCCGTCGTGCCGGGCTGGGCCGTCGGCGGCGGCCACTCGCTGCACGTCGTTTGCGACCTCACGCTCGCGAGCGAAGAGCACGCGAAGTTCCTCCAGACGGATCCCGACGTGGCGAGCTACGACGCCGGCTTCGGCTCGGCGTATCTCGCCAAACAGATCGGCCAGAAGAAGGCCCGCGAGGTGTTCTTCCTCGGGAAGACCTACGACGCCGAGGAAGCCGCGGAAATGGGAATGGTCAACGAGGCCGTTCCCCACGGGGAACTCGAGGAGACCGCCCTCGAGTGGGGGCAGCGCATCAACTCGAAGAGCCCGACGGCGATGCGGATGCTCAAGTACGCGTTCAACATGACCGACGACGGGATGGTCGGCCAGCAGGTCTTCGCCGGCGAGGCCACGCGGCTGGGCTACATGACCGACGAAGCGGCGGAAGGTCGGGATGCCTTCGTCGAGGGTCGCGATCCAGACTTCGACGACTTCCCGTGGCACTACTGA